The Actinomycetota bacterium genome has a window encoding:
- a CDS encoding DUF2017 domain-containing protein — protein sequence MPGGFVLEPNGRILLRLEPVERMLMLSLCDQIIELVSPAEADPDADPLAVAVGIDEAALTPEDPVLLRLFPEAYKEDLGASSDFRRFTERDLRQTKKNHAQTVQDCLERAGEKVLLPLSLGPSWLGFMNDVRLALGERIGIDDDFHEEVADLPEDDPRLAMVGVYDWLTFLQDSLVQIMLP from the coding sequence GTGCCAGGCGGTTTTGTACTAGAGCCCAACGGGCGAATTCTTCTGAGGCTTGAGCCAGTTGAACGGATGCTCATGCTCTCCTTATGCGATCAGATCATTGAACTCGTCTCACCGGCGGAAGCCGATCCGGATGCCGATCCGCTTGCAGTGGCCGTTGGCATTGACGAAGCCGCGTTGACGCCAGAGGACCCTGTCCTGCTACGACTCTTTCCCGAGGCATACAAAGAGGATCTGGGAGCCTCCTCGGATTTTCGTCGATTCACCGAGCGTGATCTGCGACAAACGAAAAAGAATCACGCGCAGACCGTCCAGGATTGCCTCGAGCGTGCGGGAGAGAAGGTGCTCCTGCCTCTTTCGCTTGGGCCCAGCTGGCTCGGGTTCATGAACGATGTTCGCCTGGCTCTTGGCGAGCGGATCGGAATCGATGATGACTTTCATGAGGAGGTCGCCGACCTTCCGGAGGATGATCCGCGGCTGGCCATGGTCGGGGTATATGACTGGTTGACCTTCTTGCAAGACTCTCTGGTCCAGATCATGCTCCCGTAA
- a CDS encoding metal ABC transporter permease, which translates to MHTLLEPLQYAFFQKGLLVAGLSGALLGFIGVYIVLRGMSYIGHGLSHSIFGGFAAAQLFAANFYILGAGLWGIASALAITAVTKRSRLGADAAIGVITTASFALGVALFAKFGTSGPSFENALFGSILGISAQQIYGLIGVCILTGAFVFLRYRALLFSTFDPEVAAVSGVNVSRIEAMLMIVLSLAILATLTIIGVTLVAAMLVIPAVIARMLTDSFGRMLTYSTVIGLVCGLVGMYLSYYAGVPSGTMIVLVGAALFIVVLAITGTRGLRRSAGLDAHTGASALAPVVR; encoded by the coding sequence ATGCATACTCTCTTAGAACCACTCCAATACGCGTTCTTTCAAAAGGGTCTGCTCGTCGCGGGCCTGTCAGGTGCATTGCTCGGCTTCATCGGCGTCTACATCGTGCTGCGCGGAATGAGTTACATCGGTCACGGCCTGTCCCACTCAATCTTCGGTGGATTTGCCGCCGCTCAGCTGTTTGCCGCGAACTTCTACATCCTCGGTGCTGGTCTGTGGGGCATCGCGTCGGCTCTGGCGATCACTGCAGTCACCAAGCGAAGCCGGCTCGGGGCGGATGCGGCAATCGGCGTGATCACCACAGCATCCTTTGCTCTCGGCGTTGCCCTGTTCGCTAAATTTGGCACGAGTGGACCATCGTTTGAGAACGCGCTCTTTGGCAGCATTCTTGGTATCAGTGCGCAACAGATATATGGGCTGATCGGCGTCTGCATTCTGACCGGAGCATTCGTTTTTCTGCGATATCGCGCGCTGCTGTTCAGCACCTTCGACCCTGAAGTAGCCGCGGTCTCCGGTGTGAACGTCTCCAGGATCGAAGCGATGCTCATGATCGTGCTCTCGCTAGCAATCCTGGCGACCCTGACCATCATCGGCGTCACCCTTGTCGCGGCAATGCTGGTCATTCCTGCCGTCATCGCGCGCATGCTCACCGATTCGTTTGGCCGCATGCTGACGTACAGCACGGTGATCGGGCTTGTATGCGGACTAGTCGGCATGTACCTCAGCTACTACGCAGGAGTTCCGTCAGGCACGATGATCGTGCTCGTTGGCGCAGCACTCTTCATCGTCGTGCTCGCAATCACAGGTACGCGCGGTCTTCGTCGCTCCGCTGGGCTTGATGCCCACACGGGCGCAAGCGCACTTGCGCCAGTCGTCCGCTAA
- the clpS gene encoding ATP-dependent Clp protease adapter ClpS, which yields MSIAPAEVEQSAEQVEPDRPWITIVWNDPVNLMSYVTYVFMTYFHYDREKAEKLMLDVHERGRAVVSNGTRESMERDVTALHGYGLWATLQKDD from the coding sequence ATGTCCATCGCACCGGCCGAGGTGGAGCAGTCTGCAGAACAGGTTGAGCCAGACCGCCCGTGGATCACCATTGTGTGGAACGATCCCGTCAATCTGATGTCGTACGTGACGTACGTGTTCATGACCTACTTTCATTACGACCGCGAAAAGGCCGAGAAGCTCATGCTTGACGTGCATGAACGTGGACGCGCAGTCGTATCAAATGGCACTCGCGAATCCATGGAACGAGATGTCACTGCGTTGCATGGCTACGGGCTTTGGGCCACATTGCAGAAGGACGACTAG
- a CDS encoding M67 family metallopeptidase → MLRIRRDLVDQILEHARADHPDEACGVIAGPEGSERPERFIPMVNVARSPTFYEFDSGDLFQLYKDMQANDEEPIVVYHSHTATEAYPSRTDISLASEPGAHYVLVSTRETGNDAGPYELRSFRIVNGEVTEEAIEIHDLQSLGS, encoded by the coding sequence GTGCTTCGAATTCGCCGGGATCTTGTTGATCAGATCCTTGAGCATGCACGCGCGGATCACCCCGACGAAGCCTGTGGTGTCATCGCCGGTCCAGAAGGATCTGAGCGCCCCGAACGCTTCATCCCGATGGTCAACGTTGCGCGATCGCCAACCTTTTACGAGTTTGACTCTGGGGATCTGTTCCAGTTGTACAAGGACATGCAGGCCAATGACGAGGAGCCGATCGTCGTCTACCACTCGCACACCGCAACCGAGGCTTACCCCTCGCGCACAGATATCTCGCTTGCTTCAGAGCCTGGAGCGCACTACGTGCTGGTCTCCACCAGGGAGACTGGGAACGACGCAGGCCCCTATGAGTTGCGCTCCTTTCGCATCGTGAATGGCGAGGTCACCGAGGAAGCGATAGAAATCCACGATCTGCAAAGCCTTGGCAGCTGA
- the murI gene encoding glutamate racemase: MADAPIGIVDSGVGGLTVARAILDQLPHEPILYVGDTERGPYGPRPIAEVRQFALEIMDRLVDDGVKLLVIACNSASAATLRDARERYEVPVVEVVHPAVRRAVAATRNGRIGVIGTEMTITSRAYEDAFAAAPQLHIVSAACPAFVEFVEAGVTSGTHLLEVAHAYLDPLHEADVDTLVLGCTHYPLLTGALSFVMGESVTLVSSAEETAKDVYRTLVAHDLVRDPELEEPLHSFVATGDPSDFERLGRRFLGPEIGSVGHFG, from the coding sequence ATGGCTGACGCTCCTATTGGCATCGTCGACTCAGGAGTCGGGGGCCTCACGGTCGCTCGCGCGATCCTTGATCAACTGCCCCATGAACCGATCTTGTATGTCGGTGACACGGAGCGAGGGCCATATGGGCCTCGCCCAATCGCAGAGGTTCGGCAGTTCGCCCTCGAGATCATGGATCGCCTTGTTGACGATGGCGTCAAGTTGCTCGTGATTGCGTGCAACTCGGCGAGTGCTGCAACCCTTCGCGATGCGCGCGAACGCTACGAGGTGCCTGTCGTTGAGGTTGTGCACCCCGCAGTGCGCAGGGCCGTTGCGGCAACACGCAATGGGCGCATCGGTGTCATCGGCACTGAGATGACGATTACCTCTCGTGCGTATGAAGATGCCTTCGCAGCAGCCCCTCAGTTGCATATTGTTTCCGCAGCTTGCCCAGCGTTCGTTGAGTTCGTTGAAGCAGGTGTGACGTCAGGTACGCATCTTCTCGAAGTGGCACATGCATATCTGGACCCATTGCATGAAGCAGATGTCGACACTCTCGTTCTTGGTTGCACTCACTACCCACTGCTCACGGGCGCGCTGTCATTTGTGATGGGAGAGTCGGTCACCTTGGTGTCCAGTGCTGAAGAGACAGCCAAGGATGTGTATCGCACTCTCGTGGCTCACGATTTGGTACGCGATCCCGAGCTGGAGGAACCGCTCCACAGTTTCGTGGCGACCGGAGATCCAAGCGACTTCGAGCGACTGGGCCGACGATTCCTCGGCCCTGAGATCGGCTCAGTCGGCCACTTCGGCTAG
- a CDS encoding metal ABC transporter ATP-binding protein, producing MTGIGEGPELIQLDGVDAGYTHHPVLSDVNFHVHEDQFTGIVGPSGAGKTTLLRLLLGTLKPMKGRISQSEGLRMAYVPQLETVSWNFPVTVRECVLMSRKSANQLPWASMPEKAQVSAVLERLGIGELADRHIRELSGGQQQRMFLARALLRQPQIMLLDEPTSGVDVSTRHDVLHLLADLHEEGVAIVLTTHDLNGIAAHLPHLVCVNKRIVASGTPNDVMTPDVLEQTFGARMEVLEHLGMRIVVEEGPHIGAIEGSV from the coding sequence GTGACAGGAATTGGTGAGGGTCCCGAACTCATCCAGCTCGACGGAGTCGACGCCGGCTATACGCACCACCCCGTTCTGAGCGATGTGAACTTCCACGTTCACGAGGACCAATTCACCGGAATCGTCGGGCCATCGGGAGCAGGCAAGACAACGCTCCTGCGACTACTCCTAGGGACCTTGAAGCCGATGAAAGGCCGCATAAGCCAGTCCGAGGGATTGCGGATGGCCTATGTGCCGCAATTGGAAACGGTGAGCTGGAACTTTCCCGTCACGGTGCGTGAATGCGTGTTGATGTCCCGTAAATCCGCCAATCAACTGCCCTGGGCAAGTATGCCGGAAAAGGCTCAAGTCAGCGCAGTGCTTGAACGGCTGGGCATCGGTGAGCTCGCTGATCGGCACATTCGCGAACTCTCAGGTGGCCAGCAGCAACGAATGTTTCTAGCTCGCGCACTCTTGCGGCAGCCACAGATCATGTTGCTGGACGAGCCAACAAGTGGGGTCGACGTCTCAACCAGACACGACGTTCTGCATCTGCTCGCGGACTTGCACGAGGAGGGCGTTGCCATTGTGCTGACCACTCACGATCTCAACGGCATCGCCGCTCATCTGCCCCACTTAGTTTGTGTGAACAAGCGAATCGTCGCATCGGGGACACCCAATGACGTGATGACTCCCGACGTGCTTGAACAGACTTTTGGTGCACGCATGGAAGTACTTGAGCACCTCGGCATGCGCATCGTTGTCGAAGAGGGTCCGCACATCGGTGCAATCGAAGGTTCGGTCTAA
- a CDS encoding cysteine synthase, giving the protein MRFDSLLDSVGHTPLVGLPRLSPSPSVRLWAKLEDRNPTGSVKDRAALNMIRQAEAEGRIKPGMTLLEPTSGNTGISLAMVAKQHGYKLICVMPENTSIERTQLLTMWGAQIITSPAAGGSNEAVRMAKALASEHPDWVMLYQYGNPANAQAHFDTTGPELLEDLPTITHFVAGLGTTGTLMGVGRYFLEKKPDVQIIAAEPRYGELVYGLRNLEEGFIPELYDASVLSTRFSVGPMDALRRTRELLEVEGIFAGISTGAILHAALGVAAKAEQAGQEADIAFIVCDGGWKYLSTGAYEGTLDEAEAAIDGQLWA; this is encoded by the coding sequence TTGAGATTCGATTCCCTTCTTGACTCGGTAGGCCACACCCCGCTCGTGGGCTTGCCACGGCTTTCTCCCTCGCCTTCAGTGCGGCTGTGGGCCAAGTTGGAGGATCGCAATCCCACTGGTTCGGTCAAGGACCGCGCGGCGCTCAACATGATTCGCCAGGCGGAGGCCGAAGGGCGAATCAAGCCCGGGATGACCCTGCTCGAGCCCACTTCCGGCAACACCGGAATTTCGCTCGCGATGGTTGCCAAGCAGCATGGCTACAAGCTGATCTGTGTGATGCCGGAGAACACGTCAATCGAACGCACGCAATTGCTCACCATGTGGGGCGCCCAGATCATCACCTCGCCAGCTGCGGGTGGTTCCAATGAAGCAGTACGCATGGCCAAAGCACTTGCTTCGGAGCACCCAGACTGGGTGATGCTCTACCAATACGGCAACCCGGCCAATGCGCAAGCGCACTTCGACACGACCGGTCCAGAACTGCTCGAGGATCTGCCAACGATCACTCACTTTGTTGCGGGTCTGGGAACTACTGGCACATTGATGGGCGTTGGCCGCTACTTCCTTGAGAAGAAGCCTGATGTGCAGATCATCGCCGCAGAGCCCCGCTATGGCGAGCTTGTCTACGGCTTGCGCAATCTCGAAGAGGGCTTCATCCCTGAACTCTATGACGCCTCGGTCCTGTCGACTCGATTCTCGGTTGGACCCATGGATGCGCTTCGCCGCACCCGGGAACTACTCGAAGTTGAAGGAATCTTTGCTGGCATCTCGACCGGTGCAATCCTGCACGCCGCCCTCGGCGTGGCTGCAAAGGCGGAACAGGCAGGCCAAGAAGCTGATATCGCTTTCATCGTGTGTGATGGCGGCTGGAAGTACCTCTCCACAGGAGCCTACGAAGGAACTCTGGACGAGGCCGAAGCGGCCATCGACGGCCAGCTCTGGGCTTAG
- the rdgB gene encoding RdgB/HAM1 family non-canonical purine NTP pyrophosphatase, producing the protein MSVQLVLASRNTHKIVEMRRILIELGLDIELVGTDEYPDLPDVDEIGSSFAANALLKAREVCEYTGLPAIGDDSGLCVDALNGLPGIYSARWAGTHGHDAENLKLLIAQLDHVPANRRGAAFHCAVAIATPQGDERIVEGIVEGRLIGAPRGTNGFGYDPIFVPNGWVITTAEMSAEDKDAISHRGRALRAIAPVLAELLPNVVRS; encoded by the coding sequence ATGTCAGTTCAGTTAGTGCTCGCGAGTAGAAACACGCACAAGATCGTTGAGATGCGCCGCATCCTGATAGAGCTTGGGCTGGATATTGAACTCGTGGGAACAGATGAATATCCCGATCTTCCTGACGTTGACGAGATTGGCTCCAGCTTTGCCGCCAACGCGCTGCTGAAGGCTCGGGAGGTCTGCGAATACACCGGGCTTCCTGCCATTGGTGATGATTCGGGGCTCTGCGTCGATGCATTGAATGGCCTGCCCGGCATCTACTCAGCGCGCTGGGCAGGAACTCACGGTCATGATGCTGAAAACCTCAAGCTGCTCATTGCCCAACTGGATCACGTGCCGGCCAATCGACGCGGTGCTGCCTTCCATTGCGCGGTGGCCATTGCGACACCGCAAGGCGATGAGCGGATTGTCGAGGGCATCGTTGAAGGCAGGCTCATCGGTGCGCCTCGCGGAACCAATGGATTTGGCTATGACCCGATCTTCGTTCCAAACGGCTGGGTGATCACGACTGCAGAGATGAGCGCTGAAGACAAGGACGCGATCAGCCATCGTGGTCGAGCATTGCGCGCGATCGCTCCGGTGCTGGCCGAATTACTGCCAAATGTCGTTCGGTCCTAG
- a CDS encoding MoaD/ThiS family protein has product MATEVRVPTILREFTGGEKAVTAEGPTLQAIIANLDANYPGIGGRLIDSSGLRRFVNVYLNDEDVRFLDGLDTAVTDRDAITILPAVAGG; this is encoded by the coding sequence GTGGCCACCGAAGTACGGGTACCGACGATCCTTCGTGAATTCACGGGTGGCGAGAAGGCCGTTACGGCTGAAGGTCCGACCCTCCAGGCGATCATCGCCAACCTCGATGCGAACTATCCAGGCATCGGTGGGCGGCTCATTGATTCCAGCGGACTGCGTCGATTTGTGAACGTCTATCTCAATGACGAAGATGTGCGCTTCCTGGACGGGCTCGACACCGCCGTCACTGATCGTGATGCCATCACCATTCTGCCTGCCGTAGCTGGCGGCTGA
- a CDS encoding GAF domain-containing protein — translation MDSSPTHQLPSELIDAIISVGSESNLDAVLRQIVNAATKLVNAEYGALGVLSSPTSHRLVKFITVGMTEDEIATVGQFPSGQGVLGLLIQEPFPLRLSDLTASDDSFGFPPNHPLMRTFLGVPIRVRDEVFGNLYLTEKRGGVFNEDDERVVVALAAAAGMAIANARLHEAGSLRERWLAAAADMTTELLSPQTQGSDREIIGSHLRAVAPNSQTFAILTGEDMLVSNDGNRVGSSPAVALAEISRDGAPDVVIGIVLSSESTEEDIATMTALLHRFADQATLALRVAEARSSAERIALSEDRDRIARDLHDLVIQRLFASGMALESSTRLVDSPIASERIHRVVDELDTTIREIRTAIYSLQNYSQEGNRPSGLRSRTLEVAQAAAESLGAMPTVQFEGPVDAVVSAHVTAQVEAVLVEGLSNVARHAAASRVQVTIAATTDELQVVIVDNGVGIPTTARRSGLANLSARAAALGGTCLIVNPDEGGTRLLWCVPLRAMEQ, via the coding sequence ATGGACAGTTCTCCCACTCACCAACTCCCAAGCGAACTCATCGACGCCATCATCTCTGTGGGCAGCGAGTCGAACCTCGATGCGGTCTTGCGGCAGATCGTCAATGCCGCAACCAAACTCGTCAACGCCGAGTACGGCGCCTTGGGCGTCCTATCCTCCCCCACCTCGCATCGGCTGGTTAAGTTCATCACGGTGGGCATGACGGAAGATGAGATTGCCACCGTGGGCCAATTTCCGAGCGGACAAGGGGTGCTGGGTTTGCTCATTCAAGAGCCCTTCCCGCTGCGTCTATCCGATCTCACGGCCAGCGATGACTCATTCGGATTCCCGCCAAACCATCCACTCATGCGGACATTTCTCGGCGTCCCGATCCGAGTGCGCGATGAAGTGTTCGGAAATCTCTACTTGACCGAAAAGCGCGGCGGGGTGTTCAACGAGGATGACGAGCGAGTGGTCGTAGCACTTGCCGCAGCGGCTGGCATGGCCATTGCCAATGCTCGCCTGCACGAGGCCGGAAGTTTGCGAGAGCGATGGCTTGCTGCAGCAGCCGACATGACGACCGAGTTGCTGTCGCCGCAAACTCAAGGTTCCGACCGAGAGATCATTGGCTCACATCTTCGAGCTGTGGCACCGAATTCGCAGACATTCGCCATCCTCACAGGTGAGGACATGCTGGTCAGCAACGACGGCAACCGCGTGGGAAGCAGCCCTGCCGTAGCCCTAGCCGAGATCTCCCGCGACGGTGCCCCAGATGTCGTCATAGGAATCGTGCTTTCGTCTGAAAGCACCGAAGAGGACATCGCAACGATGACGGCGCTGCTTCATCGATTTGCCGATCAGGCGACTCTTGCGCTTCGCGTTGCTGAAGCCAGGAGTAGTGCGGAGCGAATCGCGCTTTCGGAGGATCGCGACAGAATCGCTCGCGACTTGCATGACTTGGTCATCCAGCGATTGTTCGCATCCGGCATGGCTCTTGAGTCCTCGACCCGGCTTGTTGACAGCCCTATCGCCTCTGAACGCATTCATCGCGTGGTCGATGAACTGGACACCACCATTCGAGAGATTCGTACAGCGATCTATTCCCTTCAGAACTATTCCCAGGAAGGCAACCGACCATCAGGTCTGCGGTCACGAACTTTGGAAGTCGCTCAGGCAGCTGCTGAATCGCTCGGAGCAATGCCCACCGTGCAGTTCGAAGGCCCAGTCGACGCCGTTGTGTCAGCCCATGTGACTGCTCAAGTCGAAGCGGTTCTAGTCGAGGGCTTGTCCAATGTCGCGCGTCATGCCGCCGCCAGTCGGGTCCAAGTCACAATCGCCGCAACCACAGATGAACTGCAAGTGGTGATTGTCGACAACGGCGTCGGCATTCCTACTACTGCACGCCGGAGTGGGCTGGCAAATCTTTCCGCGCGAGCCGCTGCTCTGGGCGGTACGTGCCTGATTGTCAATCCAGACGAGGGCGGCACGCGTCTGCTCTGGTGCGTGCCCCTGAGAGCAATGGAGCAATAG
- the bcp gene encoding thioredoxin-dependent thiol peroxidase gives MALAPKDTAPAFALKDDQGETVRLSQFKGKRVVLYFYPAAMTPGCTKQACDFTENLKVFDKSDYVVIGISPDKPEKLAKFRERDDLKIILLSDPDREVLTKYGAFGEKKLYGKTVVGVIRSTFIISPTGKIEHALYNVKATGHVAKLMRDLKLS, from the coding sequence ATGGCTCTGGCACCCAAGGACACAGCACCCGCGTTCGCCCTCAAAGACGACCAGGGCGAGACAGTTCGCCTGTCTCAATTCAAGGGCAAGCGAGTCGTGCTGTATTTCTACCCCGCAGCAATGACGCCTGGCTGCACAAAGCAGGCCTGCGACTTCACCGAGAATCTCAAAGTCTTCGACAAGAGTGACTACGTCGTGATCGGCATATCGCCCGACAAGCCAGAGAAGCTCGCCAAGTTCCGTGAACGTGACGACCTCAAGATCATTCTGCTGTCTGATCCCGACAGGGAAGTGCTCACGAAGTATGGAGCGTTCGGCGAGAAGAAGCTCTACGGAAAGACTGTCGTTGGCGTCATTCGATCGACTTTCATCATCAGCCCGACCGGCAAGATCGAACACGCGCTGTACAACGTGAAGGCCACTGGTCATGTCGCCAAGTTGATGCGCGATCTGAAACTCAGCTAG
- the rph gene encoding ribonuclease PH, whose amino-acid sequence MTSVTPRSDGRADDQLRPISFERGWSEQAEGSTLISFGRTKVLCTASFSPGVPRWLKGSGKGWVTAEYAMLPRATNERNDRESVKGKLGGRTQEISRLIGRSIRAVVDMSKLGENTILIDCDVLQADGGTRTAAITGAYVALVDSINWAIEKGHLKADPMIDSVAAVSVGIIDGMPRLDLHYDDDVRAETDMNIVMTGDGRFVEVQGTAEGEPFDRALLDQLLTLASNGCKDLTVLQHAALATNL is encoded by the coding sequence ATGACTTCTGTAACTCCCCGCTCAGATGGCCGCGCCGATGATCAACTTCGACCGATCTCATTTGAGCGTGGCTGGTCGGAGCAGGCCGAGGGCTCGACTCTGATTTCCTTTGGTCGCACCAAAGTGCTGTGTACCGCCTCGTTCTCGCCGGGGGTGCCTCGCTGGCTCAAGGGCAGCGGCAAGGGCTGGGTAACTGCCGAATACGCAATGCTGCCGCGCGCAACAAATGAGCGAAATGATCGAGAATCGGTGAAGGGCAAGCTTGGTGGACGCACCCAGGAGATCTCTCGGCTGATCGGGCGCAGCATTCGCGCAGTCGTCGACATGTCAAAGCTTGGTGAGAACACCATCCTGATCGACTGCGATGTCCTGCAGGCCGATGGTGGCACGCGAACTGCCGCAATCACCGGCGCTTATGTGGCCTTGGTCGACTCGATCAATTGGGCGATCGAGAAGGGTCACCTCAAGGCTGATCCGATGATTGACTCAGTTGCTGCAGTGAGTGTCGGCATCATCGATGGCATGCCCCGCTTGGATCTTCACTATGACGACGATGTGCGAGCAGAGACCGACATGAACATTGTGATGACCGGTGACGGGCGTTTCGTCGAGGTCCAAGGCACCGCCGAGGGTGAGCCCTTCGACCGCGCCCTTCTTGATCAACTGCTGACTCTTGCAAGCAATGGGTGCAAGGACCTCACAGTCTTGCAGCACGCTGCACTGGCAACGAACCTTTAG
- a CDS encoding GNAT family acetyltransferase codes for MEIRQFESHDRDALIALWEACELTRPWNNPGLDIDRKLSDSPWGLLVLEADKSIVGSVMVGFDGHRGWINYLAAAPSHRRQGIASQLMTVAEELLLARGCPKVNLQVRDGNDEAIQFYAARGYANDGVTSWGYRLIHD; via the coding sequence ATGGAAATTCGTCAATTTGAAAGCCATGATCGCGACGCCTTGATCGCACTTTGGGAAGCCTGTGAGTTGACCCGCCCTTGGAACAATCCTGGCCTAGACATCGATCGGAAGTTGTCGGATTCGCCATGGGGCCTTCTCGTGCTTGAAGCAGACAAGTCGATTGTCGGTTCAGTGATGGTCGGCTTTGACGGGCATCGCGGTTGGATCAACTACCTGGCGGCGGCCCCGAGCCACCGCCGACAAGGGATCGCATCGCAACTCATGACAGTTGCTGAAGAGCTTCTGCTGGCCCGAGGATGTCCAAAAGTGAATCTTCAAGTGCGTGATGGCAATGACGAAGCCATCCAGTTCTACGCGGCTCGCGGTTATGCCAACGATGGCGTGACGAGTTGGGGTTACCGTCTCATCCACGATTAA
- a CDS encoding response regulator transcription factor, whose translation METASQEAPEAQPIRVFLLDDHEIVRRGVRDLLEAEADIEVVGEASSAEQALRRVPALSPDVAVLDVRLPDGNGVTVCRELRSRMPTLQCLMLTSFADDEAMLDAIMAGASGYVLKQIRGTDLVSAVRTVAGGETLLDPRTTTSILESMRQKTESAGPMGRLTEREKEILALIGEGLTNRQIGERLFLAEKTVKNYVSGLLAKLGMERRTQVAVLATEMRRGGQ comes from the coding sequence ATGGAAACCGCGAGTCAAGAGGCACCCGAAGCGCAGCCCATTCGCGTCTTCTTGCTTGACGATCACGAGATCGTGCGTCGAGGCGTCCGCGATTTGCTTGAAGCAGAGGCTGATATTGAAGTAGTCGGCGAGGCATCGAGCGCCGAACAGGCGCTCAGGCGCGTGCCCGCACTCAGCCCTGATGTGGCGGTGCTGGACGTGAGACTGCCAGACGGCAATGGAGTGACGGTTTGCCGAGAACTTCGCTCACGGATGCCAACGCTGCAATGTTTGATGCTGACATCCTTTGCCGACGACGAAGCCATGCTGGATGCGATCATGGCGGGCGCCTCAGGCTATGTGCTGAAGCAGATTCGAGGTACCGATCTTGTCTCCGCTGTTCGTACCGTTGCTGGCGGGGAAACACTCCTTGACCCGCGCACTACGACCAGCATCCTGGAGAGCATGCGGCAGAAGACCGAGTCGGCTGGTCCGATGGGGCGACTCACTGAGCGGGAAAAGGAGATCCTTGCGCTTATCGGTGAGGGGCTTACGAACAGACAGATCGGTGAGCGACTCTTTCTTGCCGAGAAGACCGTGAAGAATTATGTCTCGGGGCTGCTAGCAAAACTGGGCATGGAGCGTCGAACTCAAGTTGCAGTGCTCGCGACAGAAATGCGACGCGGCGGCCAGTGA